CCGGGCAACCGAGCAGAAGGCTTGAAATCCGGGAGGGAAAACGCTCCAATGTCAGTCAACTACCATACATAAACGGGCTGGTTTTGAAGTGACCACCCGTGGCCGGTTTTGAAGTGACCGGTGACAGCTGAACGTTGGAGACCGTCCACAGGATCGTGGGGGCGAAGTCTTCTGCGTGGGGACGGACCTGGGATCATCGCGCCGGTGCGTCGACCTCGCGCGCCGTCATCCTGATTTGGTCCGGGCGGCCGTCGGGATCCACCCCACGGACTGGGCCGCGTGTTCCGGTGACTTCGCGGAGGTCGAGCGCCTGGCCGCACCTATCAGTATCCGGCGACCGGGGTGGGCACGCGCAACGAGCCGGCCTTCCTGCCGGAGACGCTGACCGCGCTGGCCGGCATTCGGGGGGAAAGCGCCGCGGCGCTGGCGGAGTCCACGACCGCGGTTGCCAGGCGCCTCTTCTTCCCCGACGCCCCGTAGGGCGTCAGGTCGACTGCTGCTGCACGCGCGCCCACTTGTCGCGGAGCGTGACGGTCCGGTTGAAGACGAGGCGTTTCCCGGTCGAATCGGGGTCGACGCAGAAGTAGCCGCTGCGCTCGAACTGGTAGCGCGCGCCCGCCGCTGCGCCGGCCAGCGAGGGCTCGACTTTCGCGTTCTGGATGACCTGCAGGGAGTCCGGGTTGAGCCGGGCGGCCGGGTCCGGCTCCTCGTCCTCTTCGTAGGTTTCCGCGTCCAGGATCAGGCGGTCGTACAGGCGCACCTCGGCGTCCAGCGCGTCGGCGGCCGAGACCCAATGCAAGGTCGCCTTCACCTTGCGCCCGTCGGGGGCGTCGCCGCCGCGAGTGGCCGGGTCATACGTGCAGTGCAGTTCGACCACCTCGCCCGTATCCGGGTCCTTGACCACGTCGACGCAGGTGATGAAGTAGGCGTAGCGCAGGCGCACCTCGCGGCCGGGGGCCAGACGGTAGAACTTCCGCGGGGGGGCCTCCATGAAATCCTCGCGCTCGACGTACAGGACGCGCGAGAACGGCACCGGCCGCGTGCCGGCGGCGGGGTCTTCCGGGTTGTTCACCGCCTCGAGTTCCTCGGTCCGCCCCTCCGGATAGTTGACGAGGACGACCTTCAGCGGGTCCAGGACTGCCATCACGCGGGGGGCCACCTTGTTCAGGTGCTCCCGCAGGCAGTGCTCCAGGAGCGCCATGTCGGCCGTGCTCGGGGTCTTGGAGATGCCCGTCCGCTCCAGGAAGTCGTGCAGGGCTTCCGGCGTGTAGCCGCGCCGGCGCAGGCCCTGGATCGTCAGCAGCCGGGGGTCGTCCCACCCGCTCACGAGCCCCTGCCGGATCAGCGGCAGGAGACGGCGCTTGCTGGTGATCGCGCCGGAGACGTTGAAGCGGGCGAATTCGATCTGCTGCGGATGGTGCACGCCCAGGCGCTCCAGGAACCAGTCGTAGAGCGGACGGTGGTTCTCGAACTCGCTCGAGCAGATCGAGTAGGTGACCCCCTCGATCGAGTCCTCCAGCCCGTGCGCCCAGTCGTAGCTCGGGTAGATGCACCAAGCGTCCCCGCGGCGGTAGTGCGTCGCGTGCAGGATGCGGTACATGACGGGGTCGCGCAGGTTCAGGTTCGGATGCGTCATGTCGATCCTGGCGCGCAAGGTGCGGGCGCCGTCGGGGAACTCCCCTGCCTTCATGCGCGCCAGCAGGTCCAGGTTCTCCTCCACCGAACGCCCGCGATAGGGGCTGTCGCGTCCGGGCGACGTGGGCGTGCCGCGGTATTCGCGCACCTCGTCGGCGGTGAGGTCGCATACGTAGGCATCGCCCTGCCGGACGAGCTGCACGGCGTATTCGTACATCTGCTCGAAGTAGTCGGACGCGAAGAACAGCCGGTCCCCCCAGTCGGCGCCCAGCCAGCGCAGGTCTTCGATGATGGCGTCGACGTACTGGGACTCTTCGGTCAGTGGGTTCGTGTCGTCGAAGCGCAGGTTGAACAGGCCGCCGTGCTCGCGCGCCAGGCTGTAGTTCAGCCAGCACGCTTTCGCGTGGCCGATGTGGGCGTAGCCGTTCGGCTCGGGGGGAAACCGGGTATGCACCCGGCCGCCGAAGCGGCCCTGCTCCACCCCGTCCGCCACGATCTGGCGCACGAAGTCCAGGCGACGAGGCTCGGCCTGCCCGCGGTCCGTCCCCATGAGGGGTCCTCCGGTATCGTTCCAGGGAAACGCCCGGCGGCACTCCCCCCGGGCCCCCGCGATGGTATGGGAGCGCCCGGCATGCTGTCAACTGCGGGGCGGCGCTCGGGACTTCGACCGCGCCGTCCGGGCGGGGTATAATGCCGGGTTCTCCTGCTTCTCATCCCGTGGGCCGGAGGGGCCATCTCGTGTTGACGAACAACATACTGGACCTGATCGGGAACACGCCGCTGCTTCAACTGCGCGGCGAACGCGTGTTCGCCAAGGCGGAGTTCCTGAACCCGGGCGGCAGCATCAAGGACCGTGTCGCCCTGGGCATGCTGGAGGGGGCCGAGCGCGATCACAGGCTGACGCCTGAGAGCATCATCGTCGAGCCCACCTCCGGCAACACCGGCATCGGCATGGCCCTCATCGGCCGTCGGAAGGGCTATCCCGTGCGCATCGTCATGCCTGCCGGCATGAGCGAGGAGCGCAAGAAGCTGATTGTCGCCCTGGGGGCCGACCTCGTGCTGACACCCGACAGCGAGGGCATTGCCGGCGCCGTCGAGCGGGTGCGGCAGATGGCCGCCGAGGATCCCCGGGTCTACGTCCCGCAGCAGTTCGAGAACCCCGACAACCCGCGCGTCCACTACGAGCAGACCGCCCCTGAACTCTGGCGTCAGATGGGCGGGCGCGTCGACTGCTTCGTCGCCGGCGTCGGCAGCGGCGGCACGCTCCAGGGCGTCGGCGCGTTCCTCAAGGAGCACAATCCCGACGTGCACCTCGTGGCCGTCGAGCCGAGGAACGTCTCCGCCCTGCTCGGACACGAGCCGGGCCTGCACCAGATCCAGGGCATCGGCGACGGGTTCATACCGGCCGTGCTCGACGTGTCGCTGGTCGACGAGGTCATCGAGGTCAGCGACGACGACGCCATCGAGACGACGCGCGAACTCGGCCGCTCTCACGGCCTGCTGGTGGGCATCTCGTCCGGGGCGAACGTCTGGGCCGCCCGTCGGCTCGCCGAGCGCATGGAGGGCAGGACCATCACGACCGTCCTGCCCGACCGGGCCGAACGCTACTTCAGCACCGCCCTCCTCTGAGGGCCGGCGCCCCCGCGGCGCGCTGCCCGGGGGGCGTGTGCACGCGCTGCCGGGACACACGTGCCCCTGCAGCGAAGGCTCAGACGGCGCACGCGCAGTGTGCAGGCGGGCGGGAGTGGGGTGAGCAACGGGAGTCGAACCCGTAACCCCCAGAGCCACAGTCTGGTGCTCTGACCAATTGAGCTATGCTCACCACGGCGGACCGTATCGTAGCACAGGGCCGGACGGCCTTCAAGTGCGTGGCACACCGCGCGCCGGCGGTGCGGCGCAGATCGGGCGAGGCGTGGGCACAGCCGGGGGCCTGCCCGTCCGTGTGCGTCCGTGTGCGTCCGTGTGCGTCCGTGCACCCCGGGCGGGGACGCCCGGGGCTACCCATTCCGGACGCCCGGGGTTACCCGGGGGTGGGCCGGCCGCCGGGCGGCGCGTCTCCGGGACTGCCGAAGGCCGCGCAGACGGCCCGGTAGCTCTCCAGCGTGCCGACGTCGTAGGTGCCCTCGTCGCGGCGGAGGGCCTCGACCGGGCCGCGGCGCACCCACCAGGCCAGGTAGTGGCCGGGCGCGTCGGCATTGCCGCCTTCGGAGAGGAACTCGGGCAGAGCGTCGATGGCCTCGGCGGTGTAGAGGTAGAACGGCGGGACGCGGAACCGGCCCCGGGGTCGGGCGGGCTTCTCCTCGAAGCTGACGATCCGCCCGTGGGCGTCCAGTTCGGCGACGCCCATGCGGGTCAGCTCGCGCGGGTCGGGCACAAGGCAGGCGAAGACGGCGCTGACGCCGTGCGCGCGCCACGGCCCGAGCAGGTCGCTGACGTCGAAGCGCGGCAGGTTGTCGGTGGCCATCACGTAGGCGGGCTCGCCGTCGAGGCCGCAGTGTTCGACGGCGAACCGGATGTCGGCGACGGCACCCAGGCGGTTCTCGTTCGCGGTCGAGCCGTCGCTGATGACCTCGACCGGGCGCGCGCGGTCCGGGGCGGCGGCCCAGTCGAGGAACTGCGTGCGGAAGCGTTCGTTGCTGACGAGGACCAGGCGGGTGATCTCCGGCACGCGGTCGAGCCGGTCGATCAGGCGGTCGAGGATCGGACGCCCGCCGACCGGCAGGAGCGGCTTGGGCGTGTGCTCGGTCAGCGGGTACAGGCGCGTGCCGTAGCCGGCGGCCAGCAGGATGGCGTTCATCGGGGCTCCTGGCGGCAGGCGGCCAGCAGGCGGGCCTCCAGACCGGCGCGTTCGTCCGGATCCAGGTCGCCCAGGGCGCGGCCTTCACCCTCGATGCGCGCCTCCTCGGCGCGGAACGCGTCCGAGAGCCGCCGGAGCGCCGCCCGAAGGGCGTCCTCGGCGCTCACGCGCACCCGGCCGGCCAGCTCGGCGGCGCAGAGGACCAGGATGCCGGCGGCCGCAGCGGCCGCGGCGGCGGCACCGGCCGCCGTGGCGTCGCCCCGCTCGGCTGCGTCCGCCAGCGCGTCGAGGCTCCGGCGGGCGTCGGCCGCCACGTCGCGTCCGCGCAGCGGGTCGATGCCGGTCTGACGGATCTTCGACAGCGTGCGGGCGGCCTTGACGAGCGCGGGCAACTCGGGGGGGATGCCGTGGAGGGACGAGGGCTTCCTTTCCTCGTTGCGCTTGATGCTCTCCCAGCGGCGCAGGACGTCGGCGGGCGTTGCGGCTTCCTTGTCGGCGAACACGTGGGGATGGCGGCGGATGAGCTTCTCGTTGATCGTGCGCACGACGTCGTCGATGTCGAACCGCCCCGCCTCCTCGGCCAGTTCGGCGTGGAAGACGACCTGCAGGAGCAGGTCACCGAGTTCCTCGCAGAGTTCCTCGAAGCGCTCGTCGTCGAGCGCGTGGAGGACCTCGTAGGTCTCCTCGAGCAGGTAGGGGCGCAGGGACGCGTGGGTCTGGCTGCGGTCCCACGGGCATCCGCTGCGCAGGCGGTGCATCACGTCGACGAGCCGGGTGAACTCCTCTCCTGCCGGCATTGGGGACGACCTCCGGGGAAGGCGGCGCCGGCGGGTTTCAGCCCTGGAGCAGTGCGACGCCATACGGCTGCAGGGACAGATCGGACGTGTGCTCGTGGCCGGTGATCAGGTCGCGGCGCCTCTGCCCCTCGGGCAGCGGCAGCGCGGCGGGTTCGTCGCCGTGGTTCAGAACAAAGGTCAGGGGCGGCTCCCCCCCACGGACCCGCAAGGGCACGACCTCGACCGTCTCGGACGCCCAGGGATGGGCCTCCAGGCGGGCCTCGCCGAGCGCCTCGCCCAGCGCGCGCTCCAGCAGGTCGATCCCGCCGGCGGCGCCGAGCATGTACAGGGCGCCCTCGCCATGCCGCACGCGCGTGAACGCCGGCCGGCCCGCGTAGTGCTCGCCGCCGTAAGACGCCAGGGGTTCGGCGCCGTCCGGATCCAGGATGCAGCAGAGGGGGCCGGCGGACAGGACGGCCTCCGGGAAGACCACCGAGTTGGACCGGCCGGGCGGCAGCAGGTCCCAGTCCGAAACGCGGCAGCCGACCGCCTCGTCGCACGGATTGGGCAAGGTCGGCTCCACGGTGTTGTGGACCGTCCTCTGGCCGGCCGGTGAGGTGACGAACACCGTGCCGCCGGCCTCTGCGAACGCGCGCCAGACGGCGGCGTCCTGCTCGCGCAGGATCACGGGCATCGGCACGACGAGCAGCGAATGGCCCTCGTCGGGCTTCTGGCCGGGCGCCAGCAGGTCGACGGCGATGCCGCGCCGGCGCAGCAGGCGGTACAGTTGCTCGAACTGCGCCATGTAGTCGAGGCCGCCCAGCGCCGGCCCGGCCTGGAGCGCCCAGTACGCCGCCAGGTCCAGCACCATGGCGGCCCGCGCCATGGGGGGCCGCCCCATCCAGCAGTCCGCCGTGGCGGCCAGCTCGGCAGCGGTCGCGGCCACTTCGTCGTAGCGCCGCCCGGGGGGCCCCTCGGGCGTCCACAGGCCGTCGTTGAGCATCTGCTGTCCGACGGCCAGCGTGTGCCAGGGGCCGTAGACGACCATCTCGGCGCCGTGCGCGGCGGTCTGGAAGGACCAGAGCCGGAGCTGCCCGGGGCGCGGCACCGACAACTGCCCGTCCCGGGTGACCGCCCCGGTCTGCTGCCCCAGCACCCAGAAGGGCCGGCCCTTCACGCTGCGCGCGAGGTCCAGCGCCAGGGCGACGCGCGCGGGGTCGCCGACCGGGCCGGGCTCGTTGCTGAGGCCCACGACGTTCAACTGCCCGGCCATCTCGAACCCGTCCACGCGGTCGGCCTCGAGCAGGGGCGGGTCGGTCGTGATGATCGGCTTCTGGTCGCCGGTGTACTGTTCGATCAGCTCGCGCTGCTCGGCCACGAAGTCGCGGCAGGTCGCCGAGACGAAACGGTCGTAATCGAGCGCCAGGGACGGATGGGGGCCTCCGGGCGTGCGCCGGGGGGCGGGGATCTCGTGCCAGTCGTTGAAGTGCTGGCTCCAGGTGCCGGTGCCCCAGAGCCTGTTGACCCGGTCGATGATGCCGTAGCGGCGTTTGAGCCACTCGCGGAATGCTTGCTCGCAGTCGTCGCAGTAGCAGCGGGTGGCCGGGGGCGCGCCGAGGCCGCTGTGGACCTGCCATGCGTAGATGGAGGGGTTGGCGGCGAAGGCGCGGGCGACGTCGCGCATGATGCGGCGCACGTAGCGGCGGTACGGGCGGTTGTTCAGGCACACGTGGCGGCGGCTGCCGCGGCACCAGGGCGTGTCGTCGGCGTCGCGGGGCGGTATGCTGGGGTGGCGCACGAACAGCCAGGGGGGCGGCGCCGCCGTCGGCGTACAGAAGATCACCTTCAGGCCCTGTCCGGACACTGTCTCGATGGCCTTGTCCAGCCACGCAGAGTCGAACTGCGCCCGGCGCGGTTCAAGCCTCCACCAGGCGTACTCGCCCAGCCGGACGAACTCCACGCCCGCTTTGCGCATCAACCGAGCATCTTCGAGCCATCGATCCTCGGACCAGTGTTCCGGGTAGTATGTAACCCCGATCTTCATCTACGCCTCCGACGGCGGCGGGATGCACGGCCGAACGGCGCACACACAGGGGACGGCCGCGCGCGCTGTGTTCGAACCATGCCACGGGAGCATTATCGGGCCTCGGGCGCCGCGAAATCAAGCCATTTGGCCCCCCCCGCCGCCTCCCCGCCGCCGCTTGGCCGGCGGCGGGCGCGCGCGCGGCTCCTTGCGCAGTCCCCGTGGCCGCCATATACTCGATGAGCGCTGGGACTCGCGCCGAGGTGCTTGGAAGCGTTCTTCGCAGCTCAGAGATGAGGAGCGACCATGCGTGAACCTGACCGGCTGCCCGACATGGCGGCACCCGCCGAACTGCTGCGCCGGCTGATCGACGAGATCGAGAAGGTCTACGTGGGCAAGAGGGATCGCGTGGAGCTGGCCCTCGTCGCCCTGCTGGCCGGCGGTCACCTGATCATCGAGGACGTTCCCGGGGTGGGCAAGACGATCCTGGCGCACACGATCGCGCGCGCGCTGGACTGCGAGTTCCGCCGCATCCAGTTCACGCCCGACCTGCTGCCGGCCGACCTTCTGGGCCTGAACATCTACGACGAGAGCCAGTCGCGCTTCGTCTTCAAGCGCGGCCCGCTGTTCGCCAACATCGTCTTGGCCGACGAGATCAACCGCACCACCCCGAAGACCCAGAGCTGCCTCCTGGAGGCCATGGACGAGTACCAGATCACGGTCGACGGCGTGGGGCATCCCCTGCCGGTGCCCTTCTGCGTGCTGGCCACGCAGAACCCGTTCGAGTTCGAGGGCACCTATCCGCTGCCCGAGTCCCAGCTCGACCGGTTCTTCCTGCGCATGAACCTCGGCTACCCGACCACGGAGCAGAGCAAGCGCATCGTCCGGGACCAGAAAGTCAGCCATCCGATCGAAGACGTGGAGCCCGTCATGCGCGGCACCCAGGTGCTGGAGCTTCAGATGCTGGTGCGCCGGATCCGCGTCAGCGACGAGGCCCTGGACTACGTGATCCGCCTGGTGGAGGCGACGCGCCGGCACGAGGGCGTCCTCACGGGCGTCAGCCCCCGGGGCAGCGTGCACCTCTACCGGGCCGCCCAGGCACTGGCCATCGTGCGGGGACGCGACTACGTGACGCCCGACGACGTCAAGGAACTCGCCGTGCCGGTGCTCTCGCACAGGATGCGCTTCCGGCGGGCCTCGCGAGGCGCGGGAGCCAGCAGCTTCGAGGAATCGGCACGGATCGTGCGGGAGATCCTCGGCCAGGTGCCCGTCACGCTGTAGGGCGCCCGGCCCCGGGCGGCGCACGGTGCGCGCGCCTGCCGGCGCGGTTTCGTCGAGGTGCGAGACCATGGCTCCAACGGACAGCAGCCGCAAGCGCCGACTGGTCGAGGCGGCCCGGTCGATCGCCTTCAGCGTGTGGCTGGCCGCCGTGGCCGTCATCCCGCCGGCCCTGCTGCTGCGCAGCTACGACACCGCCCTGCTGGTGGTGATCCTGGCCTTCTTCTGGCAGTTCCTGGCGGTGGTCCTCTCGGCCATGTGGCCGGAGGGCCGCTCCCTGAGCCACACGCGCTTCCGGGCGCGCCTGACCAGTTGGGGCGGCCTCTACTGCGGCATCGCCGTCGTCTGCGCCTTCATGTCGCTGCACTGGGGCATCAACCTGCTCTACCTGACGGCGGCGTTCCTGCTGGCCGCCGCCGTCTGCGCCGCCGCCTGGCCCTGGCTGCTGCTGGCCCACCTGGGCGTTGACTGGGACGTGCCCGAACGGGTGTTCGCCGGGGAGCCGTTCCGCGTCGGCATCCGCCTCCGGAACGCCAAGCGGTTCTTCAGCGCGTTCGCCCTCTCGCTGGGCTTGAACGCCGTCGGGGAGGGCCAGGAGGTCGGATGGCTCGTCGGCCGGCTGCGTCCCGGCCGCTCGGAGGGCGTGCCCCTGCCGCACACCCTGCCGAGGCGCGGCCTGCACCCGCTGCACGCCCTCGCCATCCGCACGAGCTTCCCCTTCGGCGTTCTGGAGGCCACACGCGAGGTCTACCTCCACCGCGACGTGCTCGTGCTCCCCCGACTCGGCCACATCGACACGGACGTCCTGTCCCACTACGGCGGCAGCGAGCCGGAGTGGGCGGTGCCCCTGCGGCGCCGGGACTCCGAGGGGGAGTACCGGGGGCTGCGCGAATACCAGCCGGGCGACAACCCCCGCCTGATCCACTGGCCGACGAGCGCGCGCCTGCACAAGCTCTACATCCGCGAGTTCGAACAGCAGCAGTTCCAGAGCGTGCTGATCCTCCTGGACGCGCACGCGCCCGCCGAGTCGCCGGAACGGACGCGGGCCCGGCAGGAACGCTTCGATCTGGCCGTCAGCTTCGTCGCCACCCTGGCCGACCTGCTGACGCGCCGGAACGTCTTCTACGCGTTTGCCTCCTACTGCCCCGAGCCGGTCGTCCTGCCCTACGACACGGGCCGCGGCCACCTGGACGGCATCCTGGAGGTGCTCGCGCTGGCCGGCATGACGACCGAGCACACCCCGGCCGATCTGGGGCCGGCCCTGGGCGGAGACGGGATGCGCCCCGGCGGCGCCTGCGTGGTGACGCCGGGCCCCCTTCCGAACGCCGTCGGCCGGGCCATGCCGGGTCTCGATGCGTCCGGATCCCTGATCGTGGACGTCAGCCAATCGGAGTTCGATGAGCTATTCCGCCTCTGACAGCGCGTGCAAGCAGCCGGCCGGACTCCGCCAGACCCGGCTGCTGCTCCTGACCACCTACGCGACCATCGTGAGCGGGGCGGCCCTGCTCGGGGTCGCCGAGCACGCGCTGGGCTACGCGGCCGTCGCGGTCGTGCTCTGCGCCGGCCATGGTCTGCTCGTGGGGCCTGCGGGCAAGGCCCTGCTCCCGCCGGCGGCGGGCCAGTTGCTGGCCATCGCAGCCCTGGCGTTCGGGCTCATGCAGGCCGCCTACACGAGCGTCGACGTGAGCTACGGACTCGCGCACTTCCTTGTCCTCGTCCAGTTGATCAAGCTCTACGGCACCCATACGGTCCGCGACCTGCGCCTGATTCACGTCGCCGCCATCTTTGTCATCCTGGTCGCCAGCATCTGGGCCCAGGAACTCCTGTACGTCCCCGCCTTTCTCCTGGCCGCCGGCTCGCTGATGTGGGGGCTGGCCGTCCTGGCCCTGTTCCCGCCCGTCTCGCAGGAGACCGAGGCGAACCGCAGGGCGCGGACCTGGGCGACCGGGCGGCACATGGCGAGCGCCCTGCTCCTGCCCGCCGTCGTCGTGCTCCTCGGCACGGCGGTCTTCTTCGTGCTGCTGCCCAGGTTGTTCCCGTCGCGCAGCCACCACAGGCGGTTCGCCCGGCAGATGGTCGGGTTCTCCGAGAACGTCTCGCTGCGAGAGGTCGGCCCGGTTGGCCAGAGCGACCGGGTGGTGATGCGCGTTCAGTTCCGGGCGCTCGAGGACGGACGGGAGACGGCGGCGACCCCACGCAGGATGCTCATGCGCGGACAGAGCCTGGCCGGGTATCACGCCGGCCGCTGGTCGAGCGTTGCGCCGCCGGAGTCGGCCCCCGCCCAGCTCTCGGCGGGCCGGGGCACCACCGGGGAACTCATTTCGAAGGACGTGTATCTCCTGCGCAGCAAGCCGGTTGCGCGACGCAGCGTGTTGCAGAGCGTTGCGATGGAGGGACGGCCGTCGAACGTGCTGTTCGCCCTCTACCGCCTGACGTGGGCCGACATGGGCGGGAGCGGAATCGAGCGCCTGGCCATGCCGGAACACACGGTCACCCTCCGGGAGCCCCTGCGCCCGGGCGACTCCTACAACGCCATCTCCCTGGTTCCCCAGTTCGCCGCCGCCGACCTTCGCCGGGTGGGCACGCCGCCGCCCGATGCCAACTCGTGGATCTACTGGCAACTGCCTCCCTCGATCCGCCCGACACTTCAGGCGGTCGCCGACGATGTGCTCCGCACCTACCCGGCGCAGACGGACTACGACCGGGTGCTGGCCGTGCAACGCTACCTGAAGGACGCCGGGCGGTTCCGCTACACGCTGGACCTGCCCCCCTTCGGATCGCTGGACCCGATCGAGGCATTCCTGACCGAGACGCGGGCGGGCAGTTGCGAGCAGTTCGCCACGGCCATGGCCCTGATCCTGCGCGTCTGGGGCATCCCCACCCGCCTGGCGACGGGCTTCAAGGGCGGCGACTACGAGCCGGCCTCGCAGGCACACGTCTTCCGGGACAAGCACGCGCACGCCTGGGTCGAGGTCTGCTTCCGGGACCGCGGCTGGGTGGAATTCGATCCCACGCCCGACACGCCCGACCTGTACGAGGAAGCCTCCGAGACCGGCGCGGTGGGCGGCCTTCTGAGCGGCCTCCAGTCGCTCGCAACGGGCATCTTCCGTCGCATCCGCAGGCACTGGGAGAGCAGCATCCTCGGCTTCAGCCGCGCCAAGCAGCGCCGTGTGTTCGAAGAGCTGTCCGCCGTGACCTCCAGCCTGGCGGAACGAGCCGGCGGGATCGTCGGGCCCCTGATGCCCGGACTCCCGGGCTCCGGGCTGGTGCAGGTCGCCTCGCTGGTCGTCCTGCTGACGGTCGGCGGGATGGGGTTCTACCTGGCGGCCCGCTGGACGCTGGCCCGGTTGGGGCACGGGACGCCGGGAGGATCGGCGGTGCCGCCCGTGTGGTTCTACCGGGACATGGTCGTCATTCTGAACCGCAAGGGGATCCGCCGCCCGCCGCATCTGACCCCCCGGGAGTTCGTCCCGATGGCCGCCGCGCAACTGGCCGGCCCGCCCGCCGGCGGCGGCCCGTCGCCCCGCGCGGCCCTGGACCTGGTGACCGACCTGTTCTACCAGGTGCGCTTCGGAGGCCGCGAGCCCGCGCCGGAGCAGTCCGGGCCCCTCCGGGCGGCGCTGGACAGCCTGCGGAAGGCCGCACGAGTCGCCCCGGGCGTTCCCGCCGCTCCGGGCCCCGGCCCGGACAGCCCTCCGTAGCGCCGGAACCGCCGCGGCCGTTGGCAGCGCTCCCCCTCTTCTGCTACCATGGAGTCGGCAAGCTGGGAATCGGGTAAGTTCCGGCCAGGGGTCAACCATATGCTCAAGAAGCGGGTTTGGGGACTCGACCTGGGTCGGTCGGCCGTAAAGGGTGTTCTGATCGATGCTTCGGACGAAGGCATCCAGATCATCCGGGCCGATTCGGTGCCCCTGGAGGGCCCCCCTCCCGATCCCGCCCAGGACCCGACGCGCGACGGCCGCCTGTGGCGGGCGCTGCACGAGTTCCGCAACCGGCATCCCCTGCACAAGGCGCCCGTCTGCGTCGCCATCCCCGCCCAGAACACCTTCGTCCGCGACCTGACCCTGCCCAGCGTGGGCAGCCGGAAGATCGACGAGATGGTGCGCTATGAGGCCGCCAACGAGATCCCGTTCGTCCTGGACGAAGTGGCGTGGGACTACCTCCTGTTCGACGAACGGCCCGGGGAACCCACGCGCCACGGCCTGCTGCTGGCCGTCAAACGCAACGTGATCGAGACCTACGTCGGCCTCTTCTCCCAGTTGGAGATCGGGCACGTCGACATCATCACGCTGGCCCCCCTGGCCCTGGTCGACTTCCTCCGCCTGGAGTGCGGAGACACGGGGCGCACGCTCGTCCTGGACATCGGGGGCGAGAACACGAACATGCTCCTGATGTCCGACGGCCGCTTCTGGCTCCGCAGCATGCTGACGGGCGGCAACCGCATCACCGCGCAGTTGCAGGAGGAGTTCGAGCTGTCGCATGAGGACGCCGAGCGCGCCAAGCGGAACATCGCGCGCTCGCGCATCGGCCCGCA
The genomic region above belongs to Candidatus Brocadiaceae bacterium and contains:
- a CDS encoding nucleotidyltransferase family protein; amino-acid sequence: MNAILLAAGYGTRLYPLTEHTPKPLLPVGGRPILDRLIDRLDRVPEITRLVLVSNERFRTQFLDWAAAPDRARPVEVISDGSTANENRLGAVADIRFAVEHCGLDGEPAYVMATDNLPRFDVSDLLGPWRAHGVSAVFACLVPDPRELTRMGVAELDAHGRIVSFEEKPARPRGRFRVPPFYLYTAEAIDALPEFLSEGGNADAPGHYLAWWVRRGPVEALRRDEGTYDVGTLESYRAVCAAFGSPGDAPPGGRPTPG
- the mazG gene encoding nucleoside triphosphate pyrophosphohydrolase; this translates as MASHCSRAETRRRRLPRRSSPMPAGEEFTRLVDVMHRLRSGCPWDRSQTHASLRPYLLEETYEVLHALDDERFEELCEELGDLLLQVVFHAELAEEAGRFDIDDVVRTINEKLIRRHPHVFADKEAATPADVLRRWESIKRNEERKPSSLHGIPPELPALVKAARTLSKIRQTGIDPLRGRDVAADARRSLDALADAAERGDATAAGAAAAAAAAAGILVLCAAELAGRVRVSAEDALRAALRRLSDAFRAEEARIEGEGRALGDLDPDERAGLEARLLAACRQEPR
- a CDS encoding MoxR family ATPase: MREPDRLPDMAAPAELLRRLIDEIEKVYVGKRDRVELALVALLAGGHLIIEDVPGVGKTILAHTIARALDCEFRRIQFTPDLLPADLLGLNIYDESQSRFVFKRGPLFANIVLADEINRTTPKTQSCLLEAMDEYQITVDGVGHPLPVPFCVLATQNPFEFEGTYPLPESQLDRFFLRMNLGYPTTEQSKRIVRDQKVSHPIEDVEPVMRGTQVLELQMLVRRIRVSDEALDYVIRLVEATRRHEGVLTGVSPRGSVHLYRAAQALAIVRGRDYVTPDDVKELAVPVLSHRMRFRRASRGAGASSFEESARIVREILGQVPVTL
- a CDS encoding glutamine--tRNA ligase/YqeY domain fusion protein; the encoded protein is MGTDRGQAEPRRLDFVRQIVADGVEQGRFGGRVHTRFPPEPNGYAHIGHAKACWLNYSLAREHGGLFNLRFDDTNPLTEESQYVDAIIEDLRWLGADWGDRLFFASDYFEQMYEYAVQLVRQGDAYVCDLTADEVREYRGTPTSPGRDSPYRGRSVEENLDLLARMKAGEFPDGARTLRARIDMTHPNLNLRDPVMYRILHATHYRRGDAWCIYPSYDWAHGLEDSIEGVTYSICSSEFENHRPLYDWFLERLGVHHPQQIEFARFNVSGAITSKRRLLPLIRQGLVSGWDDPRLLTIQGLRRRGYTPEALHDFLERTGISKTPSTADMALLEHCLREHLNKVAPRVMAVLDPLKVVLVNYPEGRTEELEAVNNPEDPAAGTRPVPFSRVLYVEREDFMEAPPRKFYRLAPGREVRLRYAYFITCVDVVKDPDTGEVVELHCTYDPATRGGDAPDGRKVKATLHWVSAADALDAEVRLYDRLILDAETYEEDEEPDPAARLNPDSLQVIQNAKVEPSLAGAAAGARYQFERSGYFCVDPDSTGKRLVFNRTVTLRDKWARVQQQST
- the cysK gene encoding cysteine synthase A; this translates as MLTNNILDLIGNTPLLQLRGERVFAKAEFLNPGGSIKDRVALGMLEGAERDHRLTPESIIVEPTSGNTGIGMALIGRRKGYPVRIVMPAGMSEERKKLIVALGADLVLTPDSEGIAGAVERVRQMAAEDPRVYVPQQFENPDNPRVHYEQTAPELWRQMGGRVDCFVAGVGSGGTLQGVGAFLKEHNPDVHLVAVEPRNVSALLGHEPGLHQIQGIGDGFIPAVLDVSLVDEVIEVSDDDAIETTRELGRSHGLLVGISSGANVWAARRLAERMEGRTITTVLPDRAERYFSTALL
- a CDS encoding beta-galactosidase produces the protein MKIGVTYYPEHWSEDRWLEDARLMRKAGVEFVRLGEYAWWRLEPRRAQFDSAWLDKAIETVSGQGLKVIFCTPTAAPPPWLFVRHPSIPPRDADDTPWCRGSRRHVCLNNRPYRRYVRRIMRDVARAFAANPSIYAWQVHSGLGAPPATRCYCDDCEQAFREWLKRRYGIIDRVNRLWGTGTWSQHFNDWHEIPAPRRTPGGPHPSLALDYDRFVSATCRDFVAEQRELIEQYTGDQKPIITTDPPLLEADRVDGFEMAGQLNVVGLSNEPGPVGDPARVALALDLARSVKGRPFWVLGQQTGAVTRDGQLSVPRPGQLRLWSFQTAAHGAEMVVYGPWHTLAVGQQMLNDGLWTPEGPPGRRYDEVAATAAELAATADCWMGRPPMARAAMVLDLAAYWALQAGPALGGLDYMAQFEQLYRLLRRRGIAVDLLAPGQKPDEGHSLLVVPMPVILREQDAAVWRAFAEAGGTVFVTSPAGQRTVHNTVEPTLPNPCDEAVGCRVSDWDLLPPGRSNSVVFPEAVLSAGPLCCILDPDGAEPLASYGGEHYAGRPAFTRVRHGEGALYMLGAAGGIDLLERALGEALGEARLEAHPWASETVEVVPLRVRGGEPPLTFVLNHGDEPAALPLPEGQRRRDLITGHEHTSDLSLQPYGVALLQG